One window from the genome of Elaeis guineensis isolate ETL-2024a chromosome 5, EG11, whole genome shotgun sequence encodes:
- the LOC105045516 gene encoding aladin encodes MPCFPQPGEVTICEINRDLITAENLSNERAKETYGKVLGIVFSPIPFQPDLLLPNQEQVPEQEHSVAISRSVLHGLKASITDSFKRIFFPNDLNMLTEVDIQEVCWHPHKHCLAFISAPNQVTIRDYEDPDGKDPCILTSEYQRDIITLEWRPNSGKMLSVACKGGICIWSASYPGNAAPVRSGNTASLGTVSRGSGVRWILVDFLRSPNGEQISALCWDPNGRYLASASCESSSFTIWDVSQGVGTPIRRGLGSISMLKWSPSGDYFLTTKFDGTFYLWETNTWTSEPWSSTSGYVTGATWDPEGRMILVSFSNSVTLGSIHFAAKPPSLDAHLLPVELPEISSLTGSRCIEKIALDASGERLALSYKGGDEMYSGLVAVYDVRRAPLVSASLVGFIRGPGEKPKPLAFAFHNKFKQGPLLSVCWSSGWCCTYPLLFRSHVLP; translated from the exons ATGCCGTGCTTTCCTCAACCTGGTGAAGTCACCATATGCGAGATTAATCGCGATTTGA TTACTGCGGAAAATCTCTCTAACGAGCGAGCCAAGGAGACCTACGGCAAAGTTCTC GGAATTGTATTCAGTCCTATTCCTTTTCAACCGGATCTTCTTCTGCCCAATCAAGAGCAAGTTCCAGAACAAGAACATAGTGTTGCCATTTCAAGAAGTGTTCTGCATGGTTTGAAGGCGAGCATAACTGATTCCTTCAAGCGCATTTTCTTTCCCAATGAT TTGAATATGTTAACAGAAGTTGATATTCAAGAAGTTTGTTGGCATCCACATAAGCACTGTCTAGCATTTATATCTGCACCAAATCAAGTTACAATACGTGATTATGAGGATCCAG ATGGTAAAGATCCATGCATTTTGACCAGCGAATATCAAAGAGATATTATAACACTTGAATGGAGGCCTAACAGTGGCAAGATGCTCTCTGTTGCATGCAA GGGTGGAATATGCATTTGGTCAGCATCTTATCCAGGTAATGCAGCACCTGTGAGATCTGGAAATACGGCATCCCTTGGTACTGTTTCTAGAGGCTCTGGTGTTCGTTGGATCCTTGTTGACTTTCTTCGAAGCCCAAATGGTGAACAAATAAGTGCACTTTGTTGGGATCCTAACGGAAG ATATTTGGCATCGGCCTCATGTGAGAGTTCATCATTTACGATATGGGATGTTTCTCAAG GTGTTGGAACTCCTATTCGACGTGGATTAGGCAGCATATCAATGCTTAAATGGTCACCAAGTGGAGATTACTTTTTGACCACAAAATT TGATGGAACATTTTACCTGTGGGAAACCAACACATGGACATCAGAACCTTGGTCTTCAACTAGTGGATATGTTACT GGAGCTACTTGGGATCCAGAAGGGCGTATGATACTGGTTTCATTCTCTAACTCAGTTACATTAGGTTCAATCCACTTTGCAGCAAAGCCTCCTTCACTAG ATGCTCACCTGTTACCAGTTGAATTGCCAGAAATTTCCTCTCTGACTGGCAG CCGGTGCATTGAAAAAATAGCTTTGGATGCCTCTGGAGAGCGATTGGCATTGTCATACAAAGGTGGTGATGAGATGTACAGTGGTCTTGTTGCAGTGTATGACGTTAGAAGGGCACCACTTGTCTCAGCATCATTAGT CGGGTTCATTAGAGGGCCTGGAGAGAAGCCAAAACCACTTGCATTTGCTTTTCATAACAAATTCAAACAGGGACCTCTTCTGTCTGTG TGTTGGAGCAGTGGCTGGTGTTGCACATACCCCCTCTTATTTCGGTCGCATGTACTTCCTTAA
- the LOC105045514 gene encoding protein ROOT PRIMORDIUM DEFECTIVE 1, whose translation MLGLACDSPRLKSLGMFRVTILQSAPSLSPNEIFWFGPFNSNLQRRWKKPVDSAQTRLENRTRDLRLDKLMKQLKKLKLVLGMHELMSKRRGHYTSVQLLSRWRHIAGVNIGIGAFLRKYPHIFEIYTHPVKRNLCCKITQKMADLIEEEAMVIRECEEAAVQRLKKLLMMSANGTLHIHALWLIRRELGLPDDFRNSVLPKYPDDFKVLCPDTLELISKDGSLAEAEVKKWREKEYREKWLSEAETKYAFPIHFPTGFKIEKGFREKLKNWQMLPYLKPYENKDVIQVGNVQRFEKRAVGILHEFLCLTVEKMVEVERLSHFRRDFRMEVNVRELLLKHPGIFYISTKGNTQTVFLREAYGKDGLIEPNPVYAVRRKMLDLVLLGCRDTKLMSPLKELEERCNKVRCSGTEGGPCDGDWVIPILEGHDEQPTNGMFMEMGELSDEDNQD comes from the coding sequence ATGCTGGGATTAGCATGCGATTCTCCTAGGCTGAAATCTTTGGGAATGTTTAGAGTGACAATTTTGCAGAGCGCTCCTTCCCTTTCACCGAATGAAATCTTTTGGTTTGGTCCATTCAACTCTAATTTACAGAGAAGATGGAAGAAACCAGTAGATTCCGCACAAACTCGTTTAGAGAACAGAACAAGAGATCTCAGGCTTGACAAGCTGATGAAACAGTTAAAGAAGTTGAAGTTAGTCCTTGGCATGCATGAGTTAATGTCAAAACGGAGGGGTCACTACACATCTGTGCAACTGCTTTCAAGATGGAGACACATTGCTGGAGTGAACATAGGGATAGGTGCTTTTCTTCGGAAGTATCCTCATATATTTGAGATATATACACACCCCGTTAAGAGGAACCTTTGTTGTAAAATCACCCAAAAGATGGCCGACTTGATCGAAGAGGAAGCTATGGTCATTAGAGAATGTGAAGAAGCAGCTGTTCAGAGGTTGAAGAAGCTTCTTATGATGTCAGCCAATGGGACACTGCACATCCATGCATTATGGCTTATAAGGAGGGAGTTGGGTTTGCCTGATGATTTCAGAAATTCGGTTCTTCCAAAGTATCCAGATGATTTTAAAGTACTCTGTCCTGATACTTTGGAATTGATATCCAAAGATGGAAGTTTGGCTGAAGCAGAGGTCAAGAAATGGAGGGAGAAAGAGTACAGGGAAAAATGGTTAAGTGAAGCTGAAACCAAGTATGCTTTTCCGATCCACTTTCCTACAGGTTTTAAGATAGAAAAAGGGTTTAGAGAAAAACTAAAGAACTGGCAGATGCTCCCTTACTTGAAACCATATGAGAACAAAGATGTTATTCAGGTTGGCAATGTACAGCGCTTTGAAAAGCGGGCTGTTGGTATTCTTCATGAATTTTTGTGCTTAACAGTAGAGAAGATGGTTGAGGTGGAAAGGCTGTCTCACTTTCGAAGAGATTTTAGGATGGAAGTAAATGTGAGAGAACTTCTTCTTAAGCACCCCggcatcttctacatctctaCTAAAGGGAACACTCAGACTGTATTTCTCAGAGAAGCATACGGTAAAGATGGTCTGATTGAGCCTAACCCTGTTTATGCAGTACGAAGGAAAATGCTAGACCTTGTATTGCTAGGATGCCGAGACACTAAGTTAATGTCTCCACTAAAGGAGCTTGAAGAAAGATGTAATAAGGTAAGATGCAGTGGCACAGAAGGTGGTCCATGTGATGGAGATTGGGTTATTCCAATCTTGGAAGGTCATGATGAACAACCCACTAATGGGATGTTCATGGAAATGGGAGAACTATCTGATGAGGATAATCAGGATTGA